A single region of the Candidatus Anoxymicrobium japonicum genome encodes:
- the nifX gene encoding nitrogen fixation protein NifX, which translates to MKVAFATQDLKRVDAHFGWAKNIAIYELTPEGHSFIEAVAFEGDLQEDGNEDKLAPKLEIIKDCALLYVAAIGGSAAARVVAHKIHPVKVTSPEPIEEVLEKLKDVLNGTPPPFLRKALLKDQERSFDFEDEPA; encoded by the coding sequence ATGAAAGTCGCTTTTGCCACACAAGACCTGAAACGGGTGGATGCCCATTTCGGCTGGGCCAAGAACATCGCCATCTACGAACTGACGCCGGAAGGCCACAGCTTCATCGAAGCCGTTGCCTTTGAAGGTGACCTGCAGGAAGACGGCAACGAAGACAAGCTGGCGCCCAAACTGGAAATCATCAAGGACTGCGCCCTGCTCTATGTTGCCGCCATCGGCGGCTCTGCCGCGGCACGAGTGGTGGCGCACAAGATACACCCGGTCAAGGTGACCAGCCCGGAACCGATCGAGGAAGTATTGGAAAAACTCAAGGATGTGCTCAACGGCACACCGCCGCCATTCCTCAGAAAAGCGCTGCTGAAAGATCAGGAGCGCAGTTTCGATTTCGAAGATGAACCGGCTTAG